CAGGCTGCGGTCCTGCTCGGCGAGGGGCACGAGTCTGCCGTCGGGGCCGGTCCGCGCCGCGCGCCGCGCGTGGTGCAGCAGCATGAGCGCGAGCAGGCCCGCCACCTCCTCGTGGTGGGTCTTGGCCGCGAGCTGGCGGGTGAGCCGGATCGCCTCGGCGGCCAGGTCGACGTCGCCCGAGTAGCCCTCGTTGAAGACCAGGTAGAGCACGCGCAGGACGGTGGCGACGTCACCGCGCTGGTTGAACCGGACGTCCGAGACGGTCCGCTTGGCCCTGCTGATCCGCTGGGCCATGGTCGCCTCCGGCACGAGGTAGGCCTGCGCGATCTGACGTGTGGTCAGGCCGCCGACCGCGCGGAGCGTGAGCGCGACGGCCGAGGCCGGCGTCAGGGACGGATGCGCGCACAGGAAGTACAGCTGAAGCGTGTCGTCGGCCGCCTCGCCCGGGCCGGGCGAGGGCTCGGTCTCGACGCGTACCTCGCGGCGCCGCCGGGAGGTGTCGGCACGGGCGGCGTCGAGGAACTTGCGCCAGGCCACGGTGACCAGCCAGCCCTTGGGGTCCTGCGGCATGTCGTCCGGCCACACGCGCACCGCCTCGACCATGGCGTCCTGCACGGCGTCCTCGGCCTCCGCGAAGTCGGCCCCGCGGCGGACGAGGACACCGATCACCGCGGGCACCAGCTCCCGCAGCAGCGCCTCGTTCACTCGGTCACCGTGGGCGCCTCGGTCAGGAAGGGGCGCACCTCGAGCCATTCGTAGATCGGCTTCCCGCCCGCCCCCGGGGCCGCGGACAGTTCTCCGGCCAGTTCGAACGCCCGCTCGCGGCTCTCGACATCGA
The sequence above is a segment of the Actinomadura coerulea genome. Coding sequences within it:
- a CDS encoding RNA polymerase sigma factor, with the translated sequence MNEALLRELVPAVIGVLVRRGADFAEAEDAVQDAMVEAVRVWPDDMPQDPKGWLVTVAWRKFLDAARADTSRRRREVRVETEPSPGPGEAADDTLQLYFLCAHPSLTPASAVALTLRAVGGLTTRQIAQAYLVPEATMAQRISRAKRTVSDVRFNQRGDVATVLRVLYLVFNEGYSGDVDLAAEAIRLTRQLAAKTHHEEVAGLLALMLLHHARRAARTGPDGRLVPLAEQDRSLWDTRLIAEGVDVLQAALMRDRLGEFQAQAAVAALHADARTAAETDWVQIVEWYDELVRLTGNPVARLNRAVAVGEADGPRAGLAALAELDPSLPRYTAAAAYLHERDGDPATAARLYAQAARSAPNLPERDHLTRQAARLNAQLRT